One part of the Malus sylvestris chromosome 2, drMalSylv7.2, whole genome shotgun sequence genome encodes these proteins:
- the LOC126582897 gene encoding uncharacterized protein LOC126582897 isoform X2, which yields MKRGFGEYMESSPPSSGVDAELAYQQVCSEVTLEFNECSKQVLRIESLFLNDPDFSRIDLAHLLRAVQTHEKQKLNLTVTIQVLKKAGRPSERLVSHENCRFNRPMEHECVHLHEITEAAGTEEAEANAQYDNDLKEAIRGVQDAVTAINEHLEEVRYEIAALETE from the exons atgaaacGAGGGTTTGGGGAGTATATGGAGTCGTCGCCGCCGTCGTCGGGAGTAGATGCGGAGTTGGCGTACCAGCAAGTTTGCAGTGAGGTGACGCTCGAATTCAACGAGTGCTCGAAGCAAGTTCTTCGGATCGAATCGCTGTTCCTCAACGATCCCGATTTCTCCCGGATTGATTTAGCCCATCTCCTCAGAGCTGTTCAGACCCACGAGAAGCAGAAACTGAATTTG ACGGTGACAATTCAGGTGTTGAAGAAGGCTGGTAGACCCTCAGAGCGTCTGGTGAGTCATGAAAATTGCAGATTTAACAGACCAATGGAGCATGAGTGCGTGCATCTCCACGAGATAACAGAAGCTGCAGGAACTGAAGAGGCAGAAGCGAATGCCCAGTATGATAATGATCTCAAGGAGGCCATTAGAGGGGTGCAGGATGCTGTGACCGCTATAAATGAGCATTTGGAAGAAGTCAGATATGAAATTGCTGCCCTTGAAACCGAGTAG
- the LOC126582897 gene encoding uncharacterized protein LOC126582897 isoform X1, with protein sequence MKRGFGEYMESSPPSSGVDAELAYQQVCSEVTLEFNECSKQVLRIESLFLNDPDFSRIDLAHLLRAVQTHEKQKLNLTVTIQVLKKAGRPSERLVSHENCRFNRPMEHECVHLHEITEAAGTEEAEANAQYDNDLKEAIRGVQDAVTAINEHLEEVRYEIAALETEYKLTCFIT encoded by the exons atgaaacGAGGGTTTGGGGAGTATATGGAGTCGTCGCCGCCGTCGTCGGGAGTAGATGCGGAGTTGGCGTACCAGCAAGTTTGCAGTGAGGTGACGCTCGAATTCAACGAGTGCTCGAAGCAAGTTCTTCGGATCGAATCGCTGTTCCTCAACGATCCCGATTTCTCCCGGATTGATTTAGCCCATCTCCTCAGAGCTGTTCAGACCCACGAGAAGCAGAAACTGAATTTG ACGGTGACAATTCAGGTGTTGAAGAAGGCTGGTAGACCCTCAGAGCGTCTGGTGAGTCATGAAAATTGCAGATTTAACAGACCAATGGAGCATGAGTGCGTGCATCTCCACGAGATAACAGAAGCTGCAGGAACTGAAGAGGCAGAAGCGAATGCCCAGTATGATAATGATCTCAAGGAGGCCATTAGAGGGGTGCAGGATGCTGTGACCGCTATAAATGAGCATTTGGAAGAAGTCAGATATGAAATTGCTGCCCTTGAAACCGAGTA
- the LOC126582930 gene encoding disease resistance protein RUN1-like, translating into MALVRAARGTSSDSNTHWGYRYDVFLSFRGEDTRRTFTDHLYTALNNKGFLTFRDDDELERGEDIKPGLQKAIRQSRTSVVVFSKDYASSRWCLDELVMILERKRTTSDHVVLPVFYDVDPSHARKQTGRIGKAFARHEKTQSPNKVRGWREALAELADLAGMVLSNQADGYESKFITKIVKVIGDKLIRTPLGVESNLIGIQSRVKHINLWLQDGSTDVGIVAVHGMSGIGKTTIAKYVYNSNFTSFEGSSFVENIRETASQPNGLVQMQMQLLYDILKGKEEKVHSVSEGISKIVRALSSRRVLLVLDDVDHMDQLDAVLRMKDQFYPGSKIIITTRRERLLRAFQVTKLHGVEILDYDESLELLSWHAFGQDHPAEGYMEYSKKLVQHTGGLPLALQVLGSSLLGESMGVWESALEKLKVIPNGEIMNKLRISYDSLQDDHDRKLFIHIACFLIGRHKNYIVRILDGCDLYTTVGIQNLIDRCLVKIDKDNKVNMHDLIRDMGREIVRLESEEPEKRSRLWRRQDSFQVLRERSGTQTIQGLVLDMHWHPANSPINTNETVFETNAFERMHKLQLLHLRRVRLEGCYANFPTGLRWLCWPEFPLDSIPIDFPLECLIVLEMQYSSLRQVYKGTKFLPSLKILDVSHSHGLSQTMDFSYCPNLEELNMEDCKNLRMLANICMLKSLETLNLSGCSSLDKMMKKMESVKVLETDGIPSELLPGTSSSILTYLPCSLVKLNLSRCNLSDDAFAVDLSNLSSLRHLYLDDNPISSLPVFIKGLRRLSYLSLSRCERLESLVGLPKIGRVDVLGCISLKTITYRANELRALTYEGENNNVIESEYYDNLEPTGRVDVEMMKLFSLHNLEMRKLFSLQNFKHVDWIWSPVQGLHQHGIYSTFFAGKKVPGRFSYKSTKSSISFIVPFLASHKMRGLNIFATYANEERWGYLSHQEMSIEVSNKSKGLKWIYGPRFYGVPIERRDDVTWLSHWKMDNQTIILECGDEVVVSVMTRKHNQFIRVKEFGVELVQEHQDKMSTQHNTTPDPNDPFVIGGDFSPLEHISGIYLFRWFSEAEMKNTDFCRPKWLNTLIMDSGKLCSIKALRGLPVFISFKFSLNFLLFVCFSNKEEEQQNDLDHKIAAASARGNNCHLGGWRGLVTAAVVFLTLTLIVRPSISQKKKRQ; encoded by the exons ATGGCGCTTGTGAGAGCAGCTCGAGGAACATCCTCCGATTCCAACACTCATTGGGGTTACCGTTACGATGTTTTCTTGAGTTTCAGAGGCGAAGACACTCGCAGGACTTTTACCGACCACCTCTACACAGCCTTGAACAACAAAGGATTTCTCACCTTCCGAGATGACGACGAACTTGAGAGAGGAGAAGATATCAAGCCAGGACTACAGAAAGCAATCCGGCAATCACGAACGTCTGTTGTCGTGTTTTCGAAAGATTACGCGTCATCCAGATGGTGCCTTGATGAGCTTGTCATGATCCTTGAACGCAAGAGGACTACCTCGGATCATGTAGTATTACCAGTCTTCTACGATGTCGATCCATCCCATGCGAGGAAGCAGACGGGAAGGATTGGAAAAGCATTTGCAAGACACGAGAAAACTCAGTCGCCGAATAAGGTGCGGGGATGGAGGGAGGCACTTGCAGAGCTTGCTGATCTAGCAGGGATGGTCTTATCAAATCAAGCTGACGG GTACGAGTCgaagtttatcacaaaaattgtCAAGGTGATTGGTGACAAGCTAATTCGCACACCCTTGGGTGTTGAATCCAACTTGATTGGAATCCAATCTCGAGTCAAACACATCAATTTATGGTTACAAGATGGATCAACTGATGTTGGTATAGTTGCTGTGCATGGGATGTCTGGAATAGGGAAGACAACAATTGCTAAATATGTTTACAATTCAAATTTTACAAGTTTTGAAGGGAGCAGCTTTGTTGAAAATATCAGAGAAACGGCAAGTCAACCGAACGGGTTAGTTCAAATGCAAATGCAACTTCTTTATGATATTTTGAAGGGGAAGGAGGAGAAAGTGCACAGCGTCAGTGAAGGAATAAGTAAGATTGTAAGAGCCCTAAGCTCTAGAAGAgttcttcttgttcttgatgATGTAGACCATATGGACCAATTAGATGCAGTACTACGGATGAAAGATCAGTTTTATCCCGGAAGTAAAATAATCATAACAACAAGGCGTGAAAGGTTGCTAAGGGCATTTCAAGTTACTAAGCTCCACGGAGTTGAAATTTTGGATTACGATGAATCGTTGGAGCTCTTAAGCTGGCATGCGTTTGGCCAGGACCATCCCGCTGAAGGTTACATGGAATATTCAAAAAAGCTAGTGCAACATACTGGAGGACTTCCATTAGCTCTTCAAGTTTTGGGTTCTTCTCTGTTAGGTGAAAGTATGGGTGTGTGGGAAAGTGCATTGGAGAAGCTAAAAGTTATTCCTAATGGCGAAATCATGAATAAACTAAGAATAAGCTATGATAGTTTACAAGATGACCATGACCGGAAATTATTCATCCACATTGCTTGTTTCCTAATAGGAAGGCACAAAAACTACATTGTTAGAATACTAGATGGATGTGATTTGTATACAACTGTTGGCATTCAAAATCTCATTGATAGATGCTTGGTGAAAATTGATAAAGACAACAAGGTGAACATGCACGATCTGATTCGTGATATGGGAAGAGAAATAGTTCGCCTAGAATCAGAAGAGCCTGAGAAACGTAGTAGACTATGGCGTCGTCAGGATTCCTTCCAAGTACTGAGGGAAAGGAGT gGTACACAAACAATCCAAGGTCTTGTCCTGGACATGCATTGGCATCCTGCAAACAGTCCAATAAACACAAATGAGACAGTCTTTGAAACCAATGCATTTGAAAGGATGCACAAATTACAACTACTCCATCTTAGACGTGTACGGCTAGAGGGATGTTACGCAAATTTCCCTACAGGATTAAGATGGTTGTGTTGGCCTGAATTTCCTTTGGATTCTATACCCATTGATTTTCCTTTGGAGTGCCTAATTGTTCTTGAAATGCAATATAGTAGTTTGAGACAAGTCTACAAAGGAACAAAA TTTCTTCCTTCATTGAAGATCCTTGATGTGAGCCATTCTCATGGCCTTAGTCAAACCATGGACTTCTCATACTGCCCCAATCTAGAGGAATTGAATATGGAGGATTGCAAGAATCTTAGGATGCTTGCTAACATATGCATGCTAAAATCACTTGAAACACTCAATTTATCTGGTTGCTCAAGTCTtgataagatgatgaagaagatggaatCTGTGAAAGTTCTCGAAACAGATGGTATTCCAAGTGAATTACTGCCTGGTACAAGTTCGAGTATCTTGACTTATTTGCCATGTTCTTTAGTAAAGTTAAACCTTAGTAGGTGCAATCTTTCTGATGATGCCTTTGCTGTGGATTTAAGTAATCTATCCTCGTTGCGACATCTATATTTAGATGATAATCCAATTTCTAGCCTACCTGttttcatcaaaggtttgaggaGGCTCAGTTATCTCTCTTTATCGAGATGTGAGAGGCTTGAATCACTTGTGGGGTTGCCGAAAATTGGACGCGTTGATGTACTTGGTTGCATATCATTAAAAACTATAACATATCGAGCCAATGAGTTGAGAGCATTGACCTATGAGGGTGAGAACAACAATGTAATTGAGTCGGAGTACTATGATAACTTGGAACCTACTGGCAGAGTTGATGTGGAAATGATGAAACTTTTCAGCTTGCACAACTTGGAAATGAGGAAACTTTTCAGCTTGCAAAATTTTAAACATGTTGATTGGATTTGGAGTCCCGTTCAG GGACTACATCAACATGGTATATACAGCACATTTTTTGCAGGGAAGAAGGTTCCTGGCCGGTTCAGCTATAAAAGTACCAAGTCCTCAATTTCTTTTATTGTGCCTTTTCTTGCAAGTCACAAAATGCGAGGCTTGAACATCTTTGCTACCTATGCAAACGAGGAGAGATGGGGTTATTTGTCTCATCAAGAAATGAGTATTGAAGTGAGTAACAAGAGCAAGGGTCTGAAGTGGATCTATGGACCAAGATTCTACGGTGTTCCAATAGAGAGAAGAGATGATGTGACATGGTTGAGCCATTGGAAAATGGACaatcaaacaataatattagAATGTGGAGATGAAGTGGTTGTTTCCGTAATGACGAGGAAACATAATCAGTTTATTCGGGTAAAGGAGTTCGGGGTTGAGCTTGTGCAAGAGCACCAAGACAAGATGAGTACCCAACACAACACCACTCCAGATCCTAATGATCCATTTGTCATCGGTGGAGATTTCTCACCGCTGGAACACATATCAGGAATATACTTATTTCGCTGGTTCAGTGAAGCAGAGATGAAAAATACTGATTTTTGTAGGCCGAAATGGTTGAATACCCTCATCATGGACTCCGGTAAATTATGCTCCATTAAAGCACTTAGGGGTCTGCCCGTATTCATTTCGTTTAAGTTTTCTCTAAATTTTCTGTTATTTGTATGTTTTTCAAACAAGGAAGAAGAGCAACAGAACGATCTTGATCACAAAATTGCAGCAGCGAGTGCCAGAGGCAATAACTGCCATCTGGGAGGATGGAGGGGGCTAGTCACTGCTGCCGTCGTCTTTCTCACGCTAACTCTAATCGTTCGGCCCTCCATCTCTCAGAAAAAGAAGCGACAGTAG